ATAAATTAAGTATATCAACAGGATTTCATTTATCTAGAACCTTCTACCTCGATTCAAAGAGACAAATCTACAATATTCGTAATTTATTATAGAAAATCGTTTACAAATCGCATTAACACTTAGGCTTTGGGTAATTAGCTGTATGAGGCAACTACCAGGTGAGAGAACTACAATTTACAAATACAGTGAACACTGGACATTAAGTAACTAACACATCACATTGACGAACGCAAGTACAGTGGTCCCCCGACTACGCCTCCGTTTCCTGCTCCAGTTCGCCGGCCTGGATTTCCTCCGGCGTTCGCAGATCGATGGCGAACTTTTGGCGCGTGGGCGTGATGGAGTCGCTGGCCGTGGCCTCGCCACCCTCCTCCTCGCCGGCCGCCTCCTTGACCCGTCGTGAGTAGTCCTGGAAGGCGGCGGCCAGGGCAAAGGTCAACTTGCGGGCCATCGCCCGACTGTCGCAGACGAAGGCGTGCACCTCGAAGGGATGCGGGCTGGACTCGTCCTTCACCACGATCATGGCAAAGACCCTGGTGTAGACCAGATCCTGGACCCCATACGATATAGTGTCGATGGGGTAGCTCCAGTGATTGATGCTCGCCTTGGGCGCAATGATCTCCAGCTGGACCCCGTCGGTGGACA
This window of the Drosophila biarmipes strain raj3 chromosome 3L, RU_DBia_V1.1, whole genome shotgun sequence genome carries:
- the LOC108035604 gene encoding uncharacterized protein LOC108035604; protein product: MASSNSSNPDLDSQVNVEDLPITFKVKYIGSEVARGLWGIKYTRRPVDIMVGVAKNLPPNKVLPNCELKVSTDGVQLEIIAPKASINHWSYPIDTISYGVQDLVYTRVFAMIVVKDESSPHPFEVHAFVCDSRAMARKLTFALAAAFQDYSRRVKEAAGEEEGGEATASDSITPTRQKFAIDLRTPEEIQAGELEQETEA